Proteins encoded within one genomic window of Rhododendron vialii isolate Sample 1 chromosome 1a, ASM3025357v1:
- the LOC131300928 gene encoding receptor-like protein 9DC1 — translation MGPLPWLFLFLLCFSQYLLAFSSSSLPSFSSSSSARPLCRHDQRSALLQFKHIFTINSRASSECDDHYCSGVPSYPKTLSWDENATDCCNWDGITCDGLTGHVIGLDLSCSRLYGKIHPNNSLSQLSNLQQLNLAYNDFNGSRISYAFGSFARLTHLNLSNSALSGSIPSEISCHALNFRHK, via the coding sequence ATGGGTCCATTACCTTGGCTATTTCTATTCCTTCTCTGTTTCTCGCAATATCTACTTGCTTTTTCCTCATCGTCTCTCccgtctttttcttcttcttcttctgcacGCCCTTTGTGTCGCCATGACCAGAGGTCTGCACTCTTGCAATTTAAGCATATATTTACTATAAACAGCCGTGCTTCTTCCGAATGTGATGATCATTATTGTTCTGGTGTTCCTTCTTATCCAAAGACCCTGTCTTGGGATGAGAATGCAACTGATTGTTGCAATTGGGATGGGATCACGTGCGATGGATTGACCGGTCACGTGATTGGGCTTGATCTCAGTTGTAGCCGGCTCTATGGCAAAATCCATCCCAATAATAGCCTTTCCCAACTCTCTAACCTGCAACAGCTTAATCTGGCTTACAATGACTTCAACGGCTCACGCATTTCATATGCATTTGGCAGCTTTGCCAGATTGACACATCTAAACCTATCCAATTCTGCTTTATCAGGTTCTATCCCATCTGAAATCtcctgtcacgccctcaattttcgacataaataa
- the LOC131327784 gene encoding uncharacterized protein LOC131327784 has translation MRMLVIELWLAQGPGGSVKFSINEHNAIETRMEQLAQKLEKLELKGVKEVKALRAVEEMCAICETSGHSTDNCLSIPTLRQHYSNLNLPLEEVSAVNQRFESFPQNFNQSQRQHPGFRWNNQIEGRPSQAPPGSQMQPWRPAQGQGQPRFPQGPPGFAPSGPFQGSNQYQPPPRRSLEDTLQSFMEAQSNYNENNTQMMGDSSGPLPEQAQAIITLRSGKAVDNLVVNPPATPILEPSSTSTGSTSTEEHIEQAVEEDGESPVQGSKEAEPTTSPQDSPIPAPYPFRLKKPVSPSKEADILNVFKKVNVNIPLMDAIKQIPYYAKFLKDLCTQKRKLNVHKKVLLTEQVSQIFQTGLAPKYKDPGCPTIAITIGGKRVEQALLDLGASVNLLPYSVYQELGLGGMKPTRVTLQLADRSVRIPRGMVEDVLVQVDQFVYPVDFVVLDTCPSSSSPLSTPVILGRPFLATSDVVINCRNGLLNMSFGNMKMEVNMFHVGVQMGDDDDCQNVHLMDTLVQEHVGEFLYTDSLEVALTFEEAAFLESEEMESLFSLLNGEDGDEGICGVAPWLPKFEELPPLERKTVPLASNRLNLS, from the exons ATGAGGATGCTGGTGATAGAGCTATGGCTAGCCCAAGGTCCTGGTGGCTCCGTAAAGTTCTCCATAAATGAGCACAATGCTATCGAAACACGGATGGAGCAACTAGCACAAAAGTTGGAGAAGTTGGAGTTGAAAGGGGTAAAGGAAGTTAAGGCATTGCGAGCGGTAGAGGAGATGTGTGCTATATGTGAAACATCGGGCCATTCCACCGACAATTGCTTGTCTATTCCCACTCTCAGGCAACATTACAGTAACCTCAACCTTCCGCTCGAAGAAGTTAGTGCGGTAAACCAACGATTTGAATCTTTTCCCCAAAACTTCAACCAAAGTCAACGACAACATCCGGGATTCCGTTGGAACAATCAGATTGAAGGCAGACCATCTCAAGCACCTCCCGGTTCTCAAATGCAACCATGGCGGCCTGCTCAAGGCCAAGGGCAGCCTCGTTTTCCACAAGGACCGCCAGGTTTCGCACCGTCCGGCCCGTTTCAAGGATCTAACCAATATCAACCCCCGCCAAGGCGATCTTTGGAGGATACTCTCCAATCCTTCATGGAAGCTCAATCGAATTACAATGAAAATAACACCCAGATGATGGGGGA TTCTTCGGGACCTCTGCCTGAGCAAGCTCAAGCGATCATCACTTTGAGGAGTGGCAAGGCGGTTGACAATCTAGTTGTCAATCCGCCGGCTACACCTATTCTCgagccatcatcgacatcaacAGGTTCTACTTCAACGGAGGAACATATCGAGCAAGCTGTTGAGGAAGACGGGGAATCTCCCGTGCAAGGTTCAAAGGAAGCTGAGCCCACTACAAGCCCACAGGACTCTCCCATTCCGGCACCCTATCCTTTCCGATTGAAAAAACCGGTTTCTCCATCCAAGGAAGCCGATATACTTAACGTGTTCAAAAAGGTCAATGTGAACATCCCGTTGATGGATGCTATCAAGCAAATTCCTTATTATGCTAAGTTCTTGAAAGATCTATGCACTCAGAAGCGCAAGCTCAATGTGCACAAGAAGGTGCTTCTCACCGAGCAAGTTagccaaattttccaaacagGTCTTGCACCTAAATACAAAGACCCCGGATGTCCTACAATTGCAATTACTATTGGGGGTAAGAGAGTGGAGCAAGCTCTTTTGGATTTGGGAGCGAGTGTGAATTTGCTACCGTACTCGGTATACCAAGAACTCGGGCTGGGGGGGATGAAACCTACGCGAGTTACTCTACAATTGGCGGATAGGAGTGTCCGAATTCCTCGTGGTATGGTGGAAGATGTACTggtccaagttgatcaatttgtatACCCTGTAGACTTTGTTGTCTTGGATACTTGTCCGTCGTCTTCATCACCATTGTCTACTCCTGTTATCCTTGGTCGGCCGTTTCTAGCAACCTCGGATGTCGTAATCAACTGTCGGAATGGACTATTGAACATGTCTtttggtaacatgaagatggaggttaaTATGTTCCACGTTGGAGTTCAAATGGGTGACGATGACGATTGTCAAAATGTCCATCTTATGGATACATTGGTTCAAGAGCATGTAGGTGAATTCTTGTATACGGACTCTTTGGAGGTAGCTCTGACCTTTGAAGAGGCCGCCTTTCTTGAATCCGAGGAGATGGAGTCTCTCTTTTCCTTGCTCAATGGAGAAGATGGCGATGAGGGAATTTGCGGAGTTGCACCGTGgcttccaaagtttgaagagttgCCTCCTCTTGAGCGTAAAACAGTACCTCTAGCGTCGAACCGCCTAAACTTGAGTTGA